One window from the genome of Streptococcus parasanguinis encodes:
- the rnr gene encoding ribonuclease R: MKTSIKEYLQEHDKAQINDLAAALGKEGSKDFRDLVKTISLMERRHELKFEDDGSLRLAQKKAPAITLKGIFHAHKNGFGFVSLEGEEEDLFVGRNDVNHAIDGDTVEIVITKVADRNKGTAAEAKIIDVLEHSIKTVVGQIVLDEEKPKYAGYIRSKNQKISQLIYVKKPAIQLEGTEILKVEIDQYPSRKHNYFVATVRDVVGHVTDPGIDVLEVLESMDIVSEFPEEVLKEAENVPDAPSKKDLEGRLDLREEITFTIDGADAKDLDDAVHIKLLKNGNFELGVHIADVSYYVKEGSALDKEALNRATSVYVTDRVVPMLPERLSNGICSLNPNVDRLTQSAIMEIDPHGKVVKHTITQTVINTTFRMTYSDVNDILAGDEEKAQTFKKIVPSIHQMATLHGILESMRIRRGALNFDTNEAKILVNKEGKPVDIVLRQRGIAERMIESFMLIANETVAEHFTRLKLPFIYRIHEDPKAEKVQKFIDYASSFGIQIYGTASEMCQEALQEIMRKVEGEPYADVLSMMLLRSMQQARYSEHNHGHYGLAAEYYTHFTSPIRRYPDLMVHRMVREYGKSQEVAEHFEQVLPDIASQSSSRERRAIDAEREVEAMKKAEYMEDYVGEEYDAVVSSVVKFGLFVELPNTVEGLIHITNLPEFYHFNERDLTLRGEKSGVTFRVGQQIRIKVERADKMTGEIDFSYIPSEWDVVEKGLKSKGRDRDGNRRDRRRKDKKVSKGSTARKDDKRKDSSSKTKKKKGKKPFYKEVAKKGAKHGKGRRKGSRAK, encoded by the coding sequence ATGAAAACAAGTATTAAAGAATATTTACAAGAGCATGACAAAGCCCAGATCAATGATCTGGCAGCAGCTCTAGGAAAGGAAGGGTCTAAGGATTTCCGTGACTTGGTCAAAACCATCTCTCTGATGGAACGCCGTCATGAGTTGAAATTCGAAGATGATGGCTCTCTTCGTTTGGCTCAAAAGAAGGCCCCAGCTATTACCCTCAAGGGGATCTTTCATGCGCATAAGAATGGCTTTGGCTTTGTCAGTTTAGAAGGCGAAGAAGAAGACCTCTTTGTTGGCCGAAATGATGTCAACCACGCTATCGATGGTGACACCGTTGAGATCGTCATTACCAAGGTAGCAGACCGAAACAAGGGAACGGCAGCAGAAGCTAAGATTATTGATGTCTTGGAGCATAGCATCAAAACGGTAGTTGGACAAATCGTTCTGGATGAGGAAAAGCCTAAATATGCCGGCTACATTCGTTCGAAAAATCAAAAGATCAGCCAGCTGATCTATGTGAAGAAGCCAGCCATCCAATTGGAAGGGACCGAAATCCTCAAGGTCGAAATCGATCAATACCCAAGCCGCAAGCACAATTATTTTGTGGCGACTGTGCGGGATGTGGTCGGTCATGTAACAGATCCAGGAATCGATGTCTTGGAAGTGTTAGAATCCATGGACATTGTCTCAGAATTTCCAGAAGAAGTGCTGAAAGAGGCTGAGAATGTTCCAGATGCACCGTCTAAAAAGGATTTAGAGGGACGCTTGGATCTGCGAGAGGAGATCACCTTTACCATTGATGGGGCAGATGCCAAAGACTTGGACGATGCGGTCCATATCAAGCTACTCAAGAACGGCAACTTTGAGCTGGGTGTTCACATCGCAGATGTTTCTTATTACGTTAAGGAAGGTTCAGCACTCGACAAGGAAGCTCTGAATCGGGCAACCTCTGTCTATGTGACCGACCGAGTAGTACCCATGTTACCAGAGCGTCTCTCCAATGGGATCTGTTCTTTAAATCCGAATGTGGATCGCCTGACCCAGTCTGCCATCATGGAGATTGATCCTCATGGCAAGGTTGTCAAGCATACCATTACCCAAACAGTGATCAATACAACCTTCCGTATGACCTATAGCGACGTCAATGATATCTTAGCGGGCGACGAAGAAAAGGCTCAAACCTTTAAGAAAATTGTCCCAAGTATTCATCAAATGGCCACCTTGCATGGCATTCTAGAAAGCATGCGGATTCGCCGCGGAGCCCTCAATTTTGATACCAATGAGGCTAAAATCCTGGTCAATAAAGAAGGGAAACCGGTCGATATTGTCCTTCGCCAAAGAGGAATTGCCGAGCGCATGATTGAGTCCTTTATGTTGATTGCCAATGAAACAGTGGCGGAGCACTTTACGCGACTGAAACTACCGTTCATCTACCGAATCCATGAAGATCCAAAGGCAGAAAAAGTACAGAAGTTTATCGATTATGCTTCTAGTTTTGGAATCCAAATCTACGGAACGGCTAGTGAGATGTGTCAAGAAGCCCTACAAGAAATTATGCGCAAGGTCGAAGGGGAACCCTATGCAGATGTCCTTTCGATGATGTTGTTGCGCTCGATGCAACAGGCTCGTTACTCAGAGCACAACCATGGCCACTATGGGCTTGCTGCTGAGTATTATACCCACTTTACCAGTCCCATCCGTCGGTATCCGGACCTGATGGTTCATCGAATGGTGCGCGAATATGGAAAATCCCAAGAAGTAGCTGAACACTTTGAACAAGTCCTTCCGGACATTGCCAGCCAATCCTCTAGTCGGGAACGTCGAGCTATTGATGCGGAGCGCGAAGTAGAAGCCATGAAGAAGGCAGAATACATGGAAGACTATGTTGGGGAAGAGTACGATGCCGTGGTTTCCAGTGTGGTAAAATTTGGCCTCTTTGTGGAGTTGCCAAATACGGTTGAAGGCTTGATCCATATTACCAATCTCCCTGAATTCTACCATTTTAACGAACGAGATCTAACCCTTCGCGGGGAAAAATCCGGAGTGACCTTCCGTGTCGGTCAGCAAATCCGAATCAAGGTAGAAAGAGCCGACAAGATGACCGGAGAGATTGATTTCTCTTATATTCCAAGTGAATGGGATGTCGTCGAAAAAGGCCTCAAGTCTAAAGGACGTGACCGAGATGGCAACCGCAGGGATCGCAGACGCAAGGACAAAAAAGTTTCTAAGGGATCAACCGCTAGAAAAGATGACAAGCGGAAAGATTCTTCCTCTAAAACCAAAAAGAAAAAAGGGAAGAAACCATTTTACAAGGAAGTAGCAAAGAAAGGAGCCAAACATGGCAAAGGGCGAAGGAAAGGTAGTCGCGCAAAATAA
- the rpmG gene encoding 50S ribosomal protein L33: protein MRIKVQLTCTSCGSQNYLTSKNTKTHPEKIEVLKYCPKERKVTLHIESK from the coding sequence GTGCGAATTAAAGTTCAATTGACCTGCACCAGCTGTGGGAGTCAGAATTATTTGACCAGTAAAAATACCAAAACCCATCCTGAAAAGATCGAGGTCTTGAAGTATTGTCCCAAGGAAAGAAAAGTAACCTTACATATTGAATCAAAATGA
- the secG gene encoding preprotein translocase subunit SecG has protein sequence MSGALTTILLVLSVLIIIAIFMQPTKNQSSNVFDASSNDLFERSKARGFEAVMQRLTAIMIFFWLLIAMILMVLSSR, from the coding sequence ATGAGCGGAGCATTAACAACTATTTTACTAGTATTATCAGTATTGATTATTATCGCAATTTTTATGCAACCAACAAAAAACCAATCGAGCAACGTCTTTGACGCAAGTTCAAATGACTTGTTTGAACGTTCAAAAGCGCGCGGGTTTGAAGCCGTGATGCAGCGTTTAACAGCTATTATGATCTTCTTTTGGTTATTGATCGCGATGATCTTAATGGTACTTTCTAGTAGATAA
- a CDS encoding C69 family dipeptidase: MKKILFKLLFGLMLIALFPVQVAQACSAFIVGKDLTTDGSMLYGRTEDYPYAPDGGRHNQNFVVVPAKDYKEGDKIEDESNGFTYPHLSHEMKYTATYDAARGDGSNGNFGAHGFNEVGVSMTATVSATPHDKILKADPLVKDGLPEASMIDLVLPRAKTAREGIEIVAKTLDEKGSAEGNIIVVADKNELWYMEILSGHQYVAIKFPQDRYAIFANTYYLGHVDLKDKDNVIASKDVEAVAKKADHYKTDKDGKFHIADSYGPDEYTERNRSRTYAGITLMDPKADVKYDDQHFDLLRKPTDPSKKYSLEDVFAEQRNRFEHLKQFTADDLAEPGKKVDTKKYKYALGNENVIDAHVYQIKKDLPSPFGGIVWLGLAQSRNTPYVPFYGLVNDTYGAFKVRSAKYDPTSWYWAVWHIDQMVMKYPDLFGTSIQDKWKEMEAGWIKEQAALDQKYSGLTDDQAKALQGEVTKESMDRADMIFKQIKATEKEMEDKIREEKGLEADFVYDGYNKANLMAAAEKDPSDKKPETCQEALGDTPKKASQTQDSSVVFSVLLGVLAVCGFSLAGFFYKKSKNKEDE; encoded by the coding sequence ATGAAGAAAATCCTATTCAAACTACTGTTTGGCCTCATGCTGATCGCTCTCTTCCCTGTGCAGGTCGCACAAGCCTGTTCGGCCTTCATTGTAGGGAAGGACTTAACCACGGATGGCTCTATGCTGTACGGTCGTACAGAGGACTATCCCTATGCACCAGATGGTGGACGCCACAATCAAAACTTTGTTGTAGTTCCAGCAAAGGACTACAAGGAAGGGGATAAGATCGAAGATGAGTCCAATGGCTTTACCTATCCTCATTTGAGCCATGAAATGAAGTACACAGCGACCTATGATGCTGCGCGTGGTGATGGAAGTAACGGGAATTTCGGAGCTCATGGTTTTAATGAAGTGGGCGTGTCAATGACAGCGACAGTATCAGCGACTCCTCATGACAAGATTTTGAAAGCCGACCCTTTGGTCAAGGATGGCCTACCAGAAGCTTCCATGATCGACTTGGTCTTGCCTCGTGCAAAAACTGCTCGAGAAGGAATCGAAATTGTTGCCAAGACCTTGGATGAAAAAGGTTCTGCCGAAGGGAACATTATCGTTGTAGCAGATAAAAATGAGCTCTGGTACATGGAAATCCTCTCAGGTCATCAATATGTGGCCATTAAATTCCCACAAGACCGCTATGCGATTTTTGCCAATACCTACTATCTGGGACATGTGGATCTCAAGGACAAGGACAATGTCATTGCTTCAAAAGATGTAGAAGCAGTAGCTAAGAAAGCCGACCATTACAAGACGGATAAGGATGGCAAGTTCCATATTGCGGACTCTTATGGTCCGGATGAATACACGGAACGCAACCGCTCACGGACCTATGCAGGGATTACCCTGATGGATCCAAAAGCGGATGTCAAATATGATGATCAACACTTTGATCTGCTTCGTAAACCAACGGATCCTTCTAAAAAGTATAGTCTAGAAGATGTCTTTGCAGAACAACGGAACCGTTTTGAACACCTCAAACAATTTACAGCAGATGACTTGGCCGAACCAGGTAAAAAAGTCGATACCAAAAAATACAAGTATGCTTTAGGAAATGAAAACGTCATTGATGCCCATGTCTATCAAATCAAGAAAGACTTGCCAAGTCCATTTGGTGGAATTGTTTGGTTGGGTCTTGCCCAAAGTCGGAATACCCCATATGTCCCATTCTATGGCTTGGTCAATGACACCTACGGTGCCTTTAAAGTCCGCTCTGCTAAGTACGATCCAACTTCATGGTATTGGGCTGTTTGGCATATCGACCAAATGGTCATGAAATATCCAGATCTCTTTGGCACCAGTATCCAAGATAAGTGGAAAGAAATGGAGGCTGGCTGGATCAAGGAACAAGCTGCTTTGGATCAAAAATACAGTGGCCTCACAGATGATCAAGCCAAAGCCCTTCAAGGTGAAGTCACCAAGGAATCCATGGATCGGGCAGATATGATCTTCAAACAAATCAAGGCTACTGAAAAGGAAATGGAAGATAAGATCCGTGAAGAAAAGGGCTTGGAAGCAGACTTTGTCTATGATGGCTATAATAAAGCGAACTTAATGGCTGCTGCTGAAAAAGATCCTTCAGATAAGAAGCCAGAAACTTGTCAGGAAGCTCTTGGAGATACCCCTAAAAAGGCTAGCCAAACCCAAGATTCAAGTGTGGTCTTCTCAGTCCTTCTTGGAGTATTGGCTGTTTGTGGATTTAGTTTAGCTGGATTCTTTTATAAAAAATCAAAAAATAAAGAGGATGAATAG
- a CDS encoding TetR/AcrR family transcriptional regulator: MVRQRQTTTKSDLRNALSKLLLQQPFESITIRQLTETAGINRGTFYLHYVDKYDMFEQMKMDMMQELDSLFVEGSPVKVNFLNVLTAIKENYDFIYALSQSCCSDFRKLIRSFTLHALDDTPHAKEHIISDFQVPYKYGLEIFIATIESVIVTWLESGAKEEPIEIGTIILSVCDFANWN; the protein is encoded by the coding sequence ATGGTACGCCAAAGACAAACAACAACCAAGTCAGACTTACGAAATGCGCTCTCAAAACTCCTCTTGCAACAACCTTTTGAAAGCATCACTATTCGACAATTAACTGAAACCGCTGGGATTAACCGCGGGACCTTCTACTTGCACTATGTCGATAAATACGATATGTTTGAGCAAATGAAAATGGACATGATGCAAGAATTGGATAGCCTCTTCGTTGAAGGAAGCCCTGTCAAGGTAAACTTTCTCAATGTCTTGACTGCTATTAAAGAGAATTATGATTTTATTTATGCATTGTCCCAATCCTGCTGCTCAGACTTCCGTAAACTAATAAGAAGTTTTACCCTCCATGCATTAGACGATACTCCCCATGCGAAAGAACACATCATTTCAGACTTTCAAGTTCCATACAAGTATGGGCTAGAAATTTTCATCGCTACAATCGAATCTGTGATTGTGACCTGGTTAGAATCTGGTGCCAAGGAAGAGCCAATCGAAATCGGGACGATCATTCTTAGCGTCTGCGACTTTGCTAACTGGAACTAA
- the smpB gene encoding SsrA-binding protein SmpB: MAKGEGKVVAQNKKARHDYTIVDTIEAGMVLTGTEIKSVRAARINLKDGFAQVKNGEVWLSNVHIAPYEEGNIWNQDPDRRRKLLLHKKQIQKLDQDTKGTGMTLVPLKVYLKDGYAKLLLGLAKGKHDYDKRESIKRREQNRDIARVMKQYNTR; this comes from the coding sequence ATGGCAAAGGGCGAAGGAAAGGTAGTCGCGCAAAATAAAAAGGCGAGACATGACTACACCATCGTGGATACGATTGAAGCAGGGATGGTGCTGACGGGGACAGAGATCAAAAGTGTCCGTGCAGCACGCATTAACTTGAAAGATGGCTTTGCACAAGTAAAAAATGGCGAAGTTTGGCTTAGCAATGTCCACATTGCTCCTTACGAAGAAGGCAATATCTGGAACCAAGATCCAGACCGTCGTCGCAAGCTCCTGCTTCATAAAAAGCAAATCCAAAAGCTGGACCAAGACACCAAAGGGACCGGAATGACCTTGGTGCCTTTGAAGGTCTATCTCAAGGACGGCTATGCCAAATTACTTTTGGGGCTCGCTAAAGGGAAACATGATTATGATAAGCGTGAATCCATCAAGCGTCGGGAACAAAACCGGGATATCGCACGGGTCATGAAACAATACAATACACGTTAA
- the tehB gene encoding SAM-dependent methyltransferase TehB, protein MTQKLIAYKRMPIWTKDTMPEALQRKHNTKVGTWGKITVLKGQLRFIELTEEGEEIASHLFETGAENPMAEPQAWHRVEAATDDVEWYLEFYCEPKDYFPKKYNTNPVHSEVLEAVGIVPAGKALDLGCGQGRNALFLAQHGFDVTAVDQNELALDILQSIVAEEDLDMPVGLYDINAAALTQNYDFIVSTVVLMFLEADRIPAIIRNMQEHTNPGGYNLIVCAMDTEDYPCQMPFSFTFKEGELAEYYKDWELVKYNENPGHLHRRDENGHRIQLRFATMLAKKK, encoded by the coding sequence ATGACACAAAAATTGATCGCTTACAAACGCATGCCTATCTGGACCAAGGATACCATGCCAGAAGCTCTTCAAAGAAAGCACAATACCAAGGTGGGAACCTGGGGGAAGATTACAGTTTTAAAAGGTCAGTTACGATTTATTGAATTGACCGAAGAGGGGGAAGAAATCGCGAGCCACCTCTTTGAAACAGGAGCAGAGAACCCCATGGCCGAGCCCCAGGCCTGGCATCGTGTCGAAGCGGCGACTGACGATGTGGAGTGGTACCTAGAATTTTACTGTGAGCCAAAAGACTATTTCCCCAAAAAATACAATACCAATCCTGTCCATTCAGAAGTGCTAGAAGCAGTGGGAATTGTCCCCGCTGGAAAGGCATTGGATCTAGGATGCGGGCAAGGACGCAACGCCCTCTTTTTGGCCCAACATGGCTTTGACGTGACAGCTGTGGATCAAAATGAACTGGCTCTTGATATCTTACAAAGTATTGTCGCTGAGGAAGATCTAGATATGCCAGTGGGACTCTATGATATCAATGCTGCAGCTCTTACCCAAAACTATGATTTCATCGTATCGACAGTGGTCCTCATGTTTTTAGAGGCTGATCGGATTCCAGCGATTATCCGCAATATGCAAGAGCATACCAATCCAGGTGGCTACAATCTCATTGTCTGTGCCATGGATACGGAAGATTATCCCTGCCAGATGCCCTTCTCGTTCACCTTTAAAGAAGGAGAATTGGCGGAGTATTACAAGGATTGGGAGTTGGTCAAGTACAATGAAAATCCAGGCCATCTCCATCGTCGAGATGAAAATGGCCATCGGATTCAACTTCGATTTGCAACCATGTTGGCAAAGAAAAAATAA
- a CDS encoding Nramp family divalent metal transporter codes for MSLQQFERKSLQEINQSIDVPKGIPFWKTLLLFSGPGSLVAVGYMDPGNWITSVVGGAQYRYLLLSVVLLSSLIAMQLQQMAGKLGIVHRKDLAQTTAHHLPKWLRYTLWIVIELALMATDLAEVIGSGIALHLLFGWPLLFSILITIFDVFLLLGLMHLGFRKIEAIVSTLILTILAIFGYLVFLSKPDIGGIFAGFLPQKEVLGIGLPKGNEALTLALGIIGATVMPHNLYLHSSISQTRKVDYKDPADIKRAVRFMTWDSNIELSLAFVVNSLLLILGAALFFGHGDKIGAFSSMYNALKDNHIAGAIASPFLSTLFAIALLASGQNSTITGTLTGQIVMEGFLRFRLPQWVVRLMTRIIALLPVIIVAILFGDQEHVLDDLLVYSQVFLSVALPFSIFPLVYFTSNKEIMGEHVNAKWNTFLGYLVAIVLTILNFNLIVTTFIK; via the coding sequence ATGAGTTTACAACAGTTTGAAAGGAAATCTCTTCAAGAAATCAACCAGTCTATTGACGTGCCAAAAGGCATCCCCTTTTGGAAGACTCTTCTACTCTTTTCAGGACCAGGAAGTCTGGTAGCTGTCGGCTATATGGACCCGGGAAACTGGATTACCAGTGTGGTCGGAGGGGCACAATACCGCTACCTCCTCTTATCAGTGGTTCTTCTCTCCTCTTTAATCGCCATGCAGTTGCAACAAATGGCTGGGAAATTAGGGATTGTCCATCGTAAGGACCTGGCCCAAACAACCGCCCATCACTTGCCAAAATGGCTTCGCTATACCCTTTGGATTGTGATCGAACTTGCCTTGATGGCGACAGATTTAGCGGAAGTCATCGGCTCAGGGATTGCCCTCCACCTCCTCTTTGGTTGGCCTTTGCTCTTTTCCATTCTGATCACCATCTTTGATGTTTTCCTCTTATTGGGCCTTATGCATCTAGGATTCCGAAAGATCGAGGCCATCGTATCAACCCTGATCCTCACAATCCTTGCGATTTTTGGTTATCTCGTCTTTCTTTCGAAGCCAGATATCGGGGGAATCTTCGCTGGCTTCCTCCCTCAAAAAGAGGTGCTGGGAATTGGGCTTCCAAAAGGAAATGAAGCCCTGACCTTGGCACTTGGAATCATCGGAGCAACGGTGATGCCCCACAACCTCTACCTCCACTCTTCCATTTCGCAAACGCGAAAAGTTGATTATAAGGATCCAGCAGATATCAAACGGGCAGTGCGCTTTATGACCTGGGATTCAAATATTGAATTGAGTTTGGCTTTTGTCGTCAACTCCCTCCTCTTGATTCTTGGAGCGGCCCTCTTCTTCGGGCACGGAGATAAGATTGGTGCTTTCTCTAGCATGTACAATGCCCTCAAAGATAACCATATTGCTGGTGCCATCGCAAGTCCTTTCTTGTCCACTCTCTTTGCCATCGCTTTGTTAGCTAGTGGTCAAAATTCAACCATTACTGGGACCCTAACCGGTCAAATCGTTATGGAAGGTTTCTTGCGATTTAGACTACCACAATGGGTGGTGCGTCTCATGACTCGGATCATTGCCCTCCTTCCCGTTATCATTGTCGCAATTTTATTCGGTGACCAAGAACATGTCCTCGATGACCTTCTGGTATATTCTCAAGTCTTCCTATCAGTGGCCCTTCCTTTCTCCATCTTCCCTCTGGTTTATTTCACCTCCAACAAGGAAATCATGGGAGAACATGTCAATGCGAAATGGAATACGTTCTTAGGCTATCTCGTTGCGATTGTCTTAACCATCTTAAATTTCAATTTGATCGTGACAACTTTTATCAAATAA
- a CDS encoding ABC transporter ATP-binding protein: protein MAYIEMQHCYKRYTSGETEILANQDVSFEIEKGELVIILGASGAGKSTVLNILGGMDTNDEGQVLIDGVDISKLNSHQRTDYRRDDVGFVFQFYNLVANLTAKENVELASEIVSDALDPEAVLREVGLGNRLDNFPAQLSGGEQQRVAIARAVAKNPKILLCDEPTGALDYQTGKQVLGILQAMSRKKGATVIIVTHNAALALIADRVIRMHDAKVKSVEINELPQDIATLEY, encoded by the coding sequence ATGGCCTACATCGAAATGCAGCACTGTTACAAGCGATACACTAGTGGAGAAACGGAGATTCTCGCTAATCAGGATGTTTCTTTTGAGATTGAAAAAGGCGAATTGGTCATTATTTTAGGGGCGTCAGGAGCTGGAAAATCAACAGTTCTCAATATCTTAGGAGGGATGGACACGAATGACGAAGGACAGGTCCTGATTGATGGGGTGGATATTTCTAAGCTCAATTCCCATCAACGAACGGATTATCGACGAGATGACGTTGGCTTTGTCTTTCAATTTTATAATTTAGTAGCCAATCTGACAGCCAAGGAAAATGTCGAATTGGCTTCAGAAATCGTCTCTGATGCCTTGGATCCGGAAGCCGTTTTAAGAGAAGTAGGACTTGGCAATCGTCTTGATAATTTTCCTGCACAATTGTCAGGTGGAGAGCAACAACGGGTGGCGATTGCTCGGGCAGTGGCGAAAAACCCTAAAATTCTCCTTTGCGATGAGCCTACAGGAGCCTTAGACTACCAGACAGGTAAGCAAGTATTGGGGATTTTACAGGCCATGTCTCGTAAAAAGGGAGCGACGGTCATCATCGTAACCCATAATGCTGCTTTAGCCCTGATTGCAGACCGTGTGATTCGCATGCATGATGCCAAGGTCAAGTCGGTAGAAATCAATGAGCTTCCTCAAGATATTGCTACACTAGAGTATTAG